The nucleotide window TCACTGGCAGCCAGCTGTCCCCTAAAACTTTTTCTGCAGGTACCCCAGTAGTGTTAGGGTGGGAGGGTTGACGCAGACCTGACTGGTACAGTCTCTTCCAGATATTTGTGGATAACTTTGTGCATGGAGACCTTCACCCTGGGAACATCCTGGTCCAGGGTGCTGATGGATTGTCCCCAAGCCTGGAGACGCAACAGCAGCAGGTGAACGTCCGTGACACACTGGTGGCTACCCTAGCGCCTGCCCTGTGCCCACTGCGTCTGGTCTTGTTGGATGCTGGCATTGTGGCAGAGTTGCAGGCTTCAGACCTGAGGAATTTCCGGGCAGTCTTCTTGGCTGTAGTTCTGGGGCAGGTGAGACTCACTGGGGTCAGCCCTTTAGGCTCTGGGGAACCACATGAATCACTTCCTAGCCCTTGTCTCTGGTGAGAGCTCAGGGTTGCCAGATTGCTGTGGTTGGACATAGGTGGAGCAGGGGTGGGCATTGACAGTGTGCTGGTTCTCAGGCTGGGCAGCTTAAGGTTGGCACCCTTAGTTGGGAAGGCGTTCTTCTCTCCTGCATTGTGTGACTGTAATTTGTCGTAAATTTGTGAATCTGTCAGCAAATTTGTTGGCATGATGGTGACAGGAagctagctttaaaaaaatgttatttatggggttggggatttagctcagtggtagagtgcttgcgtagcaagctcaaggccctgggttcggtcctcagctccaaaaaaaaaaaaaaaaaaaaccacaaacaaacaaaaaacaacaaaaaaaatgttatttattatctttgtgtgtgatgtgtatgtgtgtgcaggtgagctTGAGACATGGTGTGCATGGGATGGGCAGAGGACACTTTCGGGAGGCACTCTGTCCGGTAGTCCTGCTTTTCAGGGACTGGAGTCAGtcagtcctcaggcttgtgtAGCAGACACCCTGagccactgagctgtctcactgctCCTCTAGCTTTCTGATAAAACAGTGGCAGTCTTCCATCTGTGCCCTTTGCCGCAAAGGGTGGGAAGCATCCACGGCACAGAGAACTTGTCCTCCACGTGGGGCGAGAGGGTGGGATCTGTGGTGTGGGGATGTAAGTGGTTTCCCCAAACACTCCGGGGGCTTCAGGGGGTGGGAGTTATTATTAGAGAACACAAGTCTGACAGTCCAGATGAAGTGGACTGTGTTCTGTGGAGTCCAGATGAAGTGTCATGGCAAGGAGGCTGGGAAAACACTCTGACTGCATGGAATAGGATTTTCCTGTGacaaaatattgaaaaagagggcttttttgaaacagggtcttattttgtaacactggctggcctggaaattgctgtgtagtccagcagactggccttgaactcacagagatccacttgcctctgccttcagaggactggaattaaagatgtgcaccacaacacccagctagagaactttttaaaagaagcaaGACTCAGGGATGTCCCTGCTTAGCCAACTAAAACTGTGGTCTGTGCCTCCTGCTTAAACACTGGGATGCaatgtgggtggggccatcttcCTCTGTCCAGACTTGTGTGAGGGACAAAAGCCACAGTGGCCATACTTTGGGAGGTGGCACTGGGGAAGGGCCGAATGTCCTGGGAGACTGTGGGCACTTAGGTTGGAAGGTCTCGTGGATCAGGGAAAAGGCTGCATGGCAGGGACCAGGACAGCTCAGCCCTCCAGCCCAGCTTGTAGGGCCTGGTGGCCCCAACTGGGCCACGTGGTCATCAGAGTCATGGAACTTAAGCATCAGGACTCCAGCCTTTCCCTGACTGAAGTACCCCATGTGGcccaggagggagagggaggcggCTCGCATCATTGTCTTGACTGGGCTCAGCATAGGGCAGGCCCGCTGGCCAGCAGAGACCAAAAGGTGAGGGCACAAGAACTGGGTGGTAGAGAAACCAGGCGGAAGCACCTGAGAGACAGGAGCGTACAGTGTGCTCACTGTGTTCTACCCAGCCACGTTTCCTGTGTAAAGCGTCTGAGAGACAGGAGCGTACAGTGTGCTTACTGTGTTCTACCCAGCCACGTTTCCTGTGTAAAGCGTCTGAGAGACAGGAGCGTACAGTGTGCTCACTGTGTTCTACCCAGCCACGTTTCCTGTGTAAAGCGTCTGAGAGACAGGAGCGTACAGTGTGTTCACTGTGTTCTACCCAGCCATGTTTCCTGTGTAAAGCGACTGAGAGACAGGAGCGTACAGTGTGCTCGCTGTGTTCTACCCAGCCATGTTTCCTGTGTAAAGCGACTGAGAGACAGGAGCGTACAGTGTGCTCGCTGTGTTCTACCCAGCCATGTTTCCTGTGTACCTTCCAGGGCCACAGAGTAGCTGAACTCATCCTGCATCATGCCCGGGCCAATGAGTGCAAGGATGTGGAAAGGTTCAAGGCTGAGATGGCTACACTGGTGACCCAGGCCCGGGAGAACACCATGACACTGGAAAAGGTAGGCAGGCACTGCGCCGCTTGGGCAGAGCTACACTTAATCGAGGGTCCTCTTTGTGGGGAGCTTGCAAAGGGTAGGATTTCTGGGGGTggtgttgagacaggatttctctatgtagccctggctgtcctagaacttgctctgcagaccaggctggcctggaactcagagatccacctggctctgcctcctgagtgctgggattaaaggcatgcgccaccactgcctggcttgaaggtagagttttttttttttttttaaagatttatttatttattatgtatacagcatgtatgactgcaggccagaagagggcaccagatcttattacaagtggttgtgagccaccatgtggttgctgggaattgaactcaggacctctggaagagcagtcagtgctcttaatctctgagccatctctccagcccccaggaggtAGAGTTTTTAaggcaggttaaaaaaaaaaatcttttgttgttCTCAGATCTTCCAAGAAGCTGAAGTCACAGGTTCCTTGCTGGCAGAACCCCTGCTTTATCTGGGGACTAGCTGTTGTGGAGACACCTGAGCATGCAGGGGAGGCAGCATCGCAGAGATGTGCCATGAGCCTGTGTCCCTTGTTTGGTCTGACCCATGGTGTACTTACACTCTGTTAACTCGCCTGTCTTCGTCAGGCTGATGGCCTGCATTAGCCAGACTGGCCATGCAGAGTGGCCACCAGTGATGCTgacctgtttttggttttttttctttttttttgcctgtttgcacaatttgatagactttagtccagcatcctcataggcccatgacactattactactttcttttttttttaaagatttatttatttactatgtatacagtgttctgtctgcatatacacctgcaggccagaagagggcaccagatctcattagagatggttgtgagccaccatgtggttgctgggaattgaactcatgacctctggaagaacagtcaaggctcttaacctctgagccatctctccagccctctttttttttttttttttttaaattcttttcaagatttatttatttattacatatacagtgttctgcctgcatgtatggctgcaggccagaagagggcaccagatcccattacagatggttgtgagccaccatgtggttgctgggaattgaactcaggacctctgaaggagcaatcagtgctcttaacctctgagccatctctccaacccccactattactactttctattttagaacatcgcTGTCTTCaacttcatacacacatataatgtatggtgattgcatttcaccttattttttttttttttgttttttttgtttttttttgttttttcgagacagggtttctctgtgtagctttgcgcctttcctggaactcacttggtagcccaggctggcctcgaactcacagagatccgcctggctctgcctcccaagtgctgggattaaaggcgtgcgccaccaccgcccggcctcaccttatttttttttaatgaacctaatatttgcaattgtaaccattttttaagttcacaattcagtggcatgaattacattcaagatatgaattgcactcatgatattcattaattacactcatgatattaattacatttgtggtattcaatgattcgcagtattcattcaataactatatttatgatattcattgaTTGTATTGATtttttacattcatgatattatgttctgatactactgtccatttgtggggtttttccatTACACAAAATAGAGATTCTATATTtcggaaatcattgctctatattcctttcttctccatcttgagataacatctaatctttctgtctctatgaatttatatattctatatatttcatgtaatacaattctatagtatttgtcttctttttttttagatgtaaaaacattttatgtgcaactgcaggagaaataatgcacagatagcttgaacataaaaataggttataattcaaaagtctagggttatttgaaactggaaaatattttctctgtagaaaacagtaaaaatgataacatttcccagtaagcccttttaagccaaataatagctgaattacaCATATAAATATCTATTAGATTCTGGGTGACCTGGTTTATGCAGATGGTTACTAATgatacgcacacacacatctcgcctcccccccccccaactcgtGCCTACACCAGGCAAACCTCTAtctctgctactgagctacaccctagTCTGTTTACTTGGGAACATTCTGAGTGTGGCAAGGGATGGGGAGAAGGATGGAGTAGACATGGCTTTGAGGCTTCTTCTGCAGGTGTTTGTGGCCTGTATGGAAGTGGGGCCTGTATTGGTAAAgtcctttttttagttttttgttttcaagatagggtttctctgtgtaacagtcctggctgccctggaactcaggttgtagcccaggctggcctcgaactcacagagatctgcctgcctctgcctcccgagtgctgggattgaaggcatgcaccaccaccgcccgggtaaAGTCCTTGTTACTTGTTGGGCAGCTCCTCTTCCTCAGTGTGTGTGCCCTTCGGAGTGTAAGCCGTGGGGAGTCGAGAAGTGGGAAAGGACAGGACCCTGGGAGGAAGAAACGCTTCTGGAATGCCACTGGGTTCTTTGTTTTCCAGCTTCATGTCTCCAGCCTCCTGTCCAGTGTTTTTAAGCTGCTGATGATCCATAAGGTGAGGTGTCATTAGAGAAGGCTTgggaagaggtggggtggggcacgGGGCAGTGGGGTGGTTAgagaagaggtggggtggggcacgGGGCAGTGGGGTGGTTAGAGAAGAGGTGGGGTAGGGCACAGGGCAGTGGGGTGGTTAGAGAAGAGGTGGGGTAGGGCTCGGGGCAGTGGGGTGGTTAGAGAAGAGGTGGGGTAGGGCACAGGGCAGTGGGGTGGTTAGAGAAGAGGTGGGGTAGGGCATGGGGCAGTGGGGTGGTTAGACCCGCTTTTCTCCAGCGTTTTTTGCATATTGATTGTGGATTTTTAATCTCCTGAAACAGGCCTAGTGGGCTCATGGTCCCTTGAGAACAAAGTCCGTGAATCTGTCAATCTATGTAGTCAGTCCACGGGCTGGCTTAGACGATagagaaaaatgtatttaaagacaTAGAAAGGGTCCGGCCAGatatcccctcccttccctccttggCTTGTGTTAATGGTGCTCAGGTGAGGGATGGACCCTTGTCCTTGGGCCACCAGAAGCCCTAGTGTaccctcctgactgctgggagggaggtggggagatggTAGAGGGTAGAATCCCGTGGGCAGCACAGGAGAGGTGCAGGGTTCAGTGACATGGTTGTTCAGGATGCTCAGCTGAAtcctgagctctgggaagaactgctgttttcttttctgttccaggTAAAGCTCGAGAGCAACTTTGCCTCCATTGTGTTC belongs to Peromyscus eremicus chromosome 3, PerEre_H2_v1, whole genome shotgun sequence and includes:
- the Adck2 gene encoding uncharacterized aarF domain-containing protein kinase 2, which codes for MARSPPRLCPRGLPRPLRAPRVPAARAPGRSPPPRASEARGVPSLRPPARARPLPLPRAAPRPSAVTRAPSSRPIPPPLQQESVPVSSYQQAGTPADLKREIARLGINMLLKMIFVDNFVHGDLHPGNILVQGADGLSPSLETQQQQVNVRDTLVATLAPALCPLRLVLLDAGIVAELQASDLRNFRAVFLAVVLGQGHRVAELILHHARANECKDVERFKAEMATLVTQARENTMTLEKLHVSSLLSSVFKLLMIHKVKLESNFASIVFAIMVLEGLGRSLDPKLDILEAAKPFLLRGGGFL